In the Marinobacter sp. Arc7-DN-1 genome, AAGAGCTTGCCGATGGATGTGTCCGTGCTCACCCCGTAGAGAATCAGGGGAATGGAAGGCGGAATCAGAACACCCAGTTCCGCAGACGACGCCTGGATCGAAGCCGCCAGGGGACGCGGGTAGTCATGCTTCACCATGGCCGGTATCAAAATCGAACCGATTGCGAAGGTTGTGGCAACACTGGACCCCGAGACGGCCGCAAACATCATGCAGGTCAGGACGCAGGTCATGGCCAGCCCACCCTGCAGACCACCCACCATGGACTTGGCAAGATCCACCAGTCTGCGGGAGATGCCTCCAGCGGACATGAGATTTCCCGCCAGGATAAAGAAAGGGATCGCCATTAATGGAAAGCTGTCGATGCCGACGAACATTTGCTGGGGGACCAGCAGCAACGGCAGGCGCGAAAAGAATTCAATTCCGATGATGGATGCCAGAACGATTGATATCGCAATAGGAACACCCAGGCTGAACAGAATGATCAGTGAAAGTCCAATGGCTGCGTTCATGTTTGCTTTCCCCTTGAACCCGCCTTGTTTGGGGCAACCGCAACGGATTGTCCTTCGACAGCAGGGTACTCTGTAGATTCGACCGCCATGTCACCATTGCTGGACTTCACCTCTTCACGATCCGGCCCGATGGTCTCCTGACCCATGGCCTGACCCATCAGGCGAGCCACCACCGCAATCAGTGCGAAACCTGCTCCGACCGGCATTGCAGCATAAGCCCAGGCAATAGATATCCCCAGGCCAGACAGCATCTGCGACTGGACCCGGAAGGTCATCGCGGTACCGAAATAAATCAGAACAAGCAGTACCGTCGCGCAGCAACCTGCAATCAGCACCTCCAGCCAGACGAGTCTTCTGCCTG is a window encoding:
- a CDS encoding TRAP transporter small permease, encoding MLQVFLSIERQTTRLALLGAVLMLTVSVALGFYQVLTRFVFDAPSTWSEVISRSTMIWCVFLGAAPGFRGGFMMSVEVIYKLVPGRRLVWLEVLIAGCCATVLLVLIYFGTAMTFRVQSQMLSGLGISIAWAYAAMPVGAGFALIAVVARLMGQAMGQETIGPDREEVKSSNGDMAVESTEYPAVEGQSVAVAPNKAGSRGKQT